The Mycolicibacterium monacense genome contains the following window.
GGGCCACGTACGGCTGCAGTCCGGCTTGGCGCACCGGGCTGACCGTCACCTTGCCCGCGCTGCCCGACGATTCGAGCATCTGTCCGTTGCCGAGATACATCGCGACGTGTTGGCTGCCGCCCGGCCCCCAGAACAACAGGTCGCCCCGTTTCGCCTGGGAGGTCGGGACCTTGCGACCGGTGTTGTACTGGTCGCCCGAGTACTTCGGGATCAGCACGCCGACGCCGGCATAGGAGAACTGGGTGAAGCCCGAGCAGTCGTAGCCCACGATGTTGGCGCCGGAGTCGACGCCGCGGCTCGGGCCGTTGGGCTTCCCGCCACCCCACGAGTACGGCGTGCCCATCTGTGAGGCACCCCGCCGGATCACGTACTCGATCGCCTGCGGGCCACGCACCCGCCCCGGCGCCACACCCGCAGACGCGGAGGATCCGCCGATACCCATGCTCGACAGGAATTTCCGGCCCAGATCCATGGTGACCTGGGTGGCCTGGGCGGTGGCCGCCAGCGAGGCGTTCGCAATCGCCAGCGGATCCCCAGGCGCCCCCGCACTGAGCAGTTTGGGCAGGGTGGGGTCCCACTGACCGTCATCGGGTGCCGCCGACGCCGGGCTGGTCACCCCGACCAGCATCGCGACTGCGGCCGCTGCCACAACGAAGCTCTTCACGCCGTGAAAAAGCGTGCGGCGCAACGATTCCAACAATCTCACCATTCGATAAGCCGGGTCGCGTACGGGGTCATGCCGCTGCTACGCACCGGCGACACCTTGACCACCGACCCGGTGTACGGGGCTTCGAGCATCTGTCCGTTGCCGAGGTAGAGCGCGACGTGCTGGCTGGCGTTGGGACCCCAGAACAACATGTCGCCACGGCGCATCTGCGAGCTGGGCACCTTGCGGCCGGCGTTGTACTGCGAGCCCGAGTAGTGGTCGAGCTTGATGCCGACACCGGCGAACGCATACAGCATCAGCCCGGAGCAGTCGAAGCCGACCGTGTTTGCGCCGGAATCGATTCCGCGACTGGGGCCGGCCGCGTTCCCGCCGCCCCAGGAGTACGGGACACCCATCTGCGACATGGCCCGCCGGATGACGTACTCGGTGGCCTGCTGGCCGTGGACCCGCGGGATCGCGGCGTTGGTGTATCCCGTCGGCGTCGGCAGCAGGCCGATCTTCTGCAGGAACGAGCGGCCCATCTGCGAGGTCAACTGCGCCGAGGTGGCCGTGATGCCGAGGACCGCGTTGATGATCGCGATCGGGTCGCCACTGACGAATGCGCTCGGAATCGCGGGCAGCGTGGGATCCCATGCGGTGTCCCAGTTCCCGGCGGCCGGCGCCGGGGCGCCTGGCGCGCGGTCCCAGTTCGAGGCGGGACCGGATGCGGCGGCCTGCGGGGCCGCGGCGGGTGCGGCCGGTGCGGCCGGCGCCACGGATGCCGAGGCCTTGCGGACCTCCGCGAGGCGGGCCTGGGCGGCTGCGCGTTCGGCGCTGAGACGGTCGAGTTCGGCCTGCTGGCTCCCGAAGTTCTGCTGCGCCTCGGTCAGCGCGGTGACGGCGGCGCGCTGGCTGGCCTCGGCGTCGGCGGCGGCCTGGTCGGCCTTCTGCTTCGCCAGCCGGGCGGCGGACTCCTTGTTGACCTGTTCGGTGCGGGCCCGCTGCAGGCTCTCCATCACCCGGGCCGAACTGATCGACAGGGTCTGGGCGGTGGAGGCGGTGTGCAGTACGTCGGCGGGATCGGCGGCGGTCACGTACGACGACGACGGACCGCTGACGTAGGTGGCGGCGGCGAACGTGTCGAATCGCTTCTGGGCGGCGGTGATTGCGATGTTGGCGTCTTCGATGCCGCGCTGGCTGGCCTCGAGCTCACGCTGGGCGGTGGCGGCCGCGTCGCGGGCGTTCTGCACATCGAGGATCGCCTTGTTGACACCCTCCTGCGTGCTCTGCACGGCGGCGCCGAGGTCCTGCAGTTTCTGGTTGGCGTTGGCGACGGCGGCCACCAGGGTCGCGACGTTCTCGGTGTCCGCGGACCCGGGAGTTCCACTCCACAGCGCCGCGGACATCAGCATTCCGACGGTCAGGGGCAACGCGCACATCCGGCCGAGAAGCCGGGATGCGGAGGCGCGAGCGGTGCGTCTCATTCGACTCAAGTCTCCTAGGGGTCGACGCGAACGCGGCGGCACGTTCGTGAGGGGCACCGATGCACACAAGTCACATCAGGCACAGCGACAACATTGGGTACCGAATGCACCGTACGTCACAATCGACGCTGAAGAAACTTTAGTCACAAACTACATGTTTGTAATTGAATTAACTGTTATCGAATGGTGATGTTGGAAATTGCGCAGCGCGACGGACAGATGCGTCAGCGCTGGTCAGCGGGGGTGGGACCGGCTTCGGCCGCGGCCGCCCGTTTGCCTCGAATCTGTAACCACCGGGTCGCCGCGGTCGCCGCTGCGACCCCAATAACAAGGACAATGGTCAACGCGGTCCAGGGAAAGTCCGGGGTGGTGAGCTGACCGACGAAATTCTTCGACGACTGCACCGGATCGCCCGTCTTGGCCAGATCCTGACCCGCCTCGAGCGTCACGCGGTCGAAGGTCGAACTGTAGGTCCCGGCGTACGACGGACTCAGCGCCAGCACGGTCGACCCCGGGTAGGCCTGACCGACCTCGGTCGCGATGTCCCGCAACGGGGTGTCGATGTGCGGGTTGGTGTCGATGACGACGATCTTGAGATCGATGCCGTCCGACCGCGCCTCGGAGACCACCTGGCGCAGGGCCGCCACATCGGCGCCGGGTGCACTGACCCCGTCGTCCCCGACGTCGGCGATCACCATGTTCATGTCGACGTCCGGCGGGATGAACCCGGGCAGGAACGGGATGACATGCGCAGCGGTCACAGGCAGACCGTACCGCGCGAGCGGGTACCCGGATGGCAGCACCCGCGCATGCGGACCGGACCGTGACAAAGATTCGGTGCCGCCCCGGGGTGTTTTGCAGGACAAAC
Protein-coding sequences here:
- the ripA gene encoding NlpC/P60 family peptidoglycan endopeptidase RipA, producing MRRTARASASRLLGRMCALPLTVGMLMSAALWSGTPGSADTENVATLVAAVANANQKLQDLGAAVQSTQEGVNKAILDVQNARDAAATAQRELEASQRGIEDANIAITAAQKRFDTFAAATYVSGPSSSYVTAADPADVLHTASTAQTLSISSARVMESLQRARTEQVNKESAARLAKQKADQAAADAEASQRAAVTALTEAQQNFGSQQAELDRLSAERAAAQARLAEVRKASASVAPAAPAAPAAAPQAAASGPASNWDRAPGAPAPAAGNWDTAWDPTLPAIPSAFVSGDPIAIINAVLGITATSAQLTSQMGRSFLQKIGLLPTPTGYTNAAIPRVHGQQATEYVIRRAMSQMGVPYSWGGGNAAGPSRGIDSGANTVGFDCSGLMLYAFAGVGIKLDHYSGSQYNAGRKVPSSQMRRGDMLFWGPNASQHVALYLGNGQMLEAPYTGSVVKVSPVRSSGMTPYATRLIEW
- a CDS encoding Rv1476 family membrane protein, whose translation is MTAAHVIPFLPGFIPPDVDMNMVIADVGDDGVSAPGADVAALRQVVSEARSDGIDLKIVVIDTNPHIDTPLRDIATEVGQAYPGSTVLALSPSYAGTYSSTFDRVTLEAGQDLAKTGDPVQSSKNFVGQLTTPDFPWTALTIVLVIGVAAATAATRWLQIRGKRAAAAEAGPTPADQR
- the ripB gene encoding NlpC/P60 family peptidoglycan endopeptidase RipB; this encodes MVRLLESLRRTLFHGVKSFVVAAAAVAMLVGVTSPASAAPDDGQWDPTLPKLLSAGAPGDPLAIANASLAATAQATQVTMDLGRKFLSSMGIGGSSASAGVAPGRVRGPQAIEYVIRRGASQMGTPYSWGGGKPNGPSRGVDSGANIVGYDCSGFTQFSYAGVGVLIPKYSGDQYNTGRKVPTSQAKRGDLLFWGPGGSQHVAMYLGNGQMLESSGSAGKVTVSPVRQAGLQPYVARIIES